The Methanocaldococcus jannaschii DSM 2661 genome has a segment encoding these proteins:
- the aroD gene encoding type I 3-dehydroquinate dehydratase, with product MICLPVVEDSVEKAIKTAEKYLEIADIVEFRIDMLKEVSEEDIEKFAKYPCIITVRADWEGGYWKGNNEERLNLIKKAIECNAKFVDIELREEKNKELVKFRDEIGSKTKIIISYHDFEKTPSKEKLVEIVEKALSIGDIAKFATMANSKEDVLNILEVINKYPGKIIGIGMGEKGKLTRILGVYFGSILTFASYKGKSSAPGQVDIDTLKEIWRLMDLK from the coding sequence ATGATATGTTTGCCAGTAGTTGAAGATAGTGTAGAAAAAGCAATAAAAACAGCTGAAAAGTATTTAGAAATAGCAGATATTGTTGAATTTAGGATAGATATGCTTAAAGAAGTTAGTGAAGAAGATATAGAGAAATTTGCTAAGTATCCTTGCATAATAACTGTTAGAGCAGATTGGGAGGGTGGTTATTGGAAGGGAAATAATGAGGAAAGATTAAACTTAATAAAAAAGGCAATTGAATGCAATGCCAAATTTGTTGATATTGAATTGAGAGAGGAGAAAAATAAAGAACTTGTAAAATTTAGAGATGAAATTGGTTCAAAAACAAAAATTATAATTTCTTATCATGATTTTGAAAAAACTCCTTCTAAGGAAAAATTGGTAGAGATTGTTGAAAAAGCTCTTAGCATTGGAGATATAGCAAAATTTGCAACAATGGCAAATAGTAAAGAAGATGTCCTCAATATCTTAGAAGTGATAAATAAATATCCTGGAAAGATTATTGGTATTGGAATGGGCGAGAAAGGGAAACTAACAAGAATCTTAGGGGTTTATTTTGGCTCAATATTAACGTTTGCTTCATATAAAGGGAAAAGTTCTGCCCCTGGGCAGGTTGATATTGATACATTAAAAGAAATCTGGAGACTAATGGATTTAAAGTAA
- a CDS encoding apurinic/apyrimidinic endonuclease family protein → MILFEWGTYNALSTLKQAALLGTRITEIPPAVLSRRLPSGYYESYKKLGGEYFTSILAHGPYYSLSSEKGLKGHLSAIEKATLCGAEIYNYHLGKRVGDDLNYHLEVLKKFSEVNNEMIYSPEPATNIGEFGTLDELEELIKAAKEEDIKIIPSLQLENIFLNELGVYEKDDLDEAAEKADVDWWLKIFRRMDKISDYIMHFRFSQVIGLKYGKRFYKKRVPLGKGYPPVEPLTEALATYLVDNATRGGFKKVLFVYTGLPEVKYRDLIDLYAMIMKKSIDKLMSRESQVEYGDFYKVMSSEEEE, encoded by the coding sequence ATGATACTCTTCGAGTGGGGAACTTATAACGCTTTATCAACATTAAAACAGGCAGCATTATTGGGGACAAGAATTACAGAAATTCCACCAGCAGTGTTATCAAGAAGATTGCCATCCGGATACTATGAGAGTTATAAAAAGTTAGGTGGGGAGTATTTCACATCAATCTTAGCTCATGGGCCTTATTATAGCTTATCATCAGAGAAGGGATTGAAAGGTCATCTTTCAGCCATAGAAAAAGCTACACTATGTGGAGCTGAGATATACAACTACCATCTTGGAAAAAGAGTGGGGGATGATTTAAACTACCACTTAGAAGTCTTAAAAAAATTCAGTGAAGTTAATAATGAGATGATTTACTCTCCAGAGCCAGCAACAAATATTGGAGAGTTTGGAACATTAGATGAGCTTGAAGAGTTAATAAAAGCGGCTAAAGAGGAAGATATAAAAATTATTCCATCATTACAGTTAGAAAACATATTCTTAAATGAATTGGGAGTTTATGAGAAGGATGATTTAGATGAAGCAGCTGAAAAGGCAGATGTTGATTGGTGGCTAAAGATTTTCAGAAGAATGGATAAAATATCAGATTATATAATGCATTTCAGATTTTCACAGGTTATTGGGCTTAAATATGGAAAGAGATTCTATAAGAAGAGAGTTCCTTTAGGAAAAGGGTATCCACCAGTTGAGCCATTAACTGAAGCTTTAGCTACATACTTAGTAGATAACGCTACAAGAGGGGGATTTAAGAAAGTTCTATTTGTCTATACCGGATTGCCAGAGGTTAAGTATAGGGATTTAATTGACTTGTATGCAATGATTATGAAGAAATCCATCGACAAGTTGATGAGTAGAGAGAGCCAGGTTGAATATGGCGATTTCTATAAAGTTATGAGTTCAGAAGAGGAAGAATAA
- the hisD gene encoding histidinol dehydrogenase — protein sequence MIIKKIKELTKEEEEKIINRNKANFEEILPTVMEILKDVKEKGDEALKYYTKKFDGVEIEDFKVTDEEIEEAYNSVDYKVVEAIERAKENIYFFHKKQMEQIKDLNVENNGIILGQVVRAIEKVGCYVPGGRAFYPSTVLMTTIPAKVAGCEEIYITSPPTKDGKGNPATLIAGDIVGVSAIYKVGGVQAIGALAYGTETIPKVDIIVGPGNIYVTTAKKMVYGEVAIDFLAGPSEVLIIADETANAEFVALDFIAQAEHDPNASCVITTTSEKKAEEIKNKIFEEIEKAERKEIILKALENSAILIGDLEECIEFSNKYAPEHLEILTKNPEEVLNKIKHAGSVFLGEYSPVPVGDYASGTNHVLPTSQFARMSSGLNVETFLKKITYQKLDKESLKNIADIVITLAEAEGLFGHAEAVRRRLK from the coding sequence ATGATAATTAAAAAAATTAAAGAATTAACAAAGGAAGAAGAGGAGAAAATAATTAATAGGAATAAAGCAAACTTTGAGGAAATATTGCCAACAGTAATGGAGATTTTGAAGGATGTTAAAGAAAAAGGGGATGAAGCATTAAAATATTATACAAAAAAGTTCGATGGTGTAGAAATAGAAGATTTTAAAGTTACAGATGAGGAGATAGAAGAAGCTTATAACTCAGTTGATTATAAAGTTGTTGAAGCTATTGAGAGAGCTAAGGAAAACATTTATTTCTTCCATAAAAAGCAGATGGAGCAAATAAAAGATTTAAATGTTGAAAATAATGGAATAATTTTAGGACAGGTTGTTAGAGCAATAGAAAAAGTTGGATGCTATGTTCCTGGAGGAAGGGCATTTTATCCTTCAACTGTTTTAATGACAACAATTCCTGCAAAGGTTGCTGGATGTGAAGAGATATATATAACCTCCCCACCTACAAAAGATGGGAAAGGAAATCCAGCTACCTTAATAGCAGGAGATATTGTTGGAGTTTCAGCTATTTATAAGGTTGGAGGAGTTCAAGCTATAGGGGCATTAGCCTATGGAACAGAGACTATCCCAAAGGTTGATATTATTGTAGGGCCTGGGAATATATATGTAACAACAGCTAAAAAGATGGTTTATGGAGAAGTTGCCATAGATTTCTTAGCAGGTCCTTCAGAGGTTTTAATTATTGCTGATGAAACAGCTAATGCAGAGTTTGTTGCCTTAGATTTTATTGCCCAAGCTGAACACGACCCTAACGCCTCTTGTGTAATAACAACAACATCTGAAAAGAAGGCAGAGGAGATTAAAAACAAGATATTTGAAGAGATAGAAAAAGCTGAAAGAAAGGAGATTATTTTAAAAGCCTTAGAAAACTCTGCCATATTAATTGGTGATTTAGAAGAGTGTATTGAATTCTCAAATAAATATGCCCCAGAACATCTTGAAATATTAACTAAAAATCCAGAGGAAGTTTTAAATAAAATTAAACATGCTGGAAGTGTATTTTTAGGAGAGTATAGCCCAGTTCCTGTTGGAGATTATGCTTCTGGAACTAATCATGTTCTGCCAACTTCACAGTTTGCGAGAATGAGTTCTGGTTTGAATGTAGAGACATTTTTAAAGAAAATAACATATCAAAAATTGGATAAGGAAAGCTTAAAAAATATTGCTGATATTGTTATCACATTAGCTGAAGCTGAAGGTTTGTTTGGGCATGCTGAAGCTGTTAGAAGAAGATTAAAATAA
- a CDS encoding DUF5612 domain-containing protein — MEIGISIEAENKVGVLHKLTGILSELGGNITYTQQFIKDDGKIGFIYMEVEGIKDIEELKRRMESCECVKSFEIHSSLKKIYGKRVIIIGGGAQVAEVARGAISEADRHNIRGERISVDTLPIVGEENLYEAVKAVATLPRVGILVLAGSLMGGKITEAVKELKEKTGIPVISLKMFGSVPKVADLVVGDPLQAGVLAVMAIAETAKFDINKVKGRVL; from the coding sequence ATGGAAATTGGAATCAGCATAGAGGCAGAAAATAAAGTAGGAGTTTTGCACAAACTTACGGGAATTCTTTCTGAATTGGGAGGGAATATAACCTATACTCAACAATTCATTAAAGATGATGGTAAAATTGGATTTATTTATATGGAAGTTGAAGGGATTAAAGATATTGAGGAGCTAAAGAGAAGAATGGAGAGTTGTGAGTGTGTAAAGAGCTTTGAAATTCACAGCTCATTAAAAAAGATTTATGGTAAGAGAGTTATTATTATTGGTGGAGGGGCACAAGTTGCTGAAGTTGCGAGAGGGGCGATAAGTGAGGCAGACAGGCATAATATAAGAGGGGAGAGAATTAGCGTAGATACTCTTCCAATAGTTGGTGAAGAAAATTTATATGAGGCTGTTAAAGCTGTAGCAACTCTTCCACGAGTAGGAATTTTAGTTTTAGCTGGCTCTTTAATGGGAGGGAAGATAACTGAAGCAGTTAAAGAATTAAAGGAAAAGACTGGCATTCCCGTGATAAGCTTAAAGATGTTTGGCTCTGTTCCTAAGGTTGCTGATTTGGTTGTTGGAGACCCATTGCAGGCAGGGGTTTTAGCTGTTATGGCTATTGCTGAAACAGCAAAATTTGATATAAATAAGGTTAAAGGTAGGGTGCTATAA
- the ade gene encoding adenine deaminase, producing MIVFKNTKIIDVYTGEVVKGNVAVERDKISFVDLNDEIDKIIEKIKEDVKVIDLKGKYLSPTFIDGHIHIESSHLIPSEFEKFVLKSGVSKVVIDPHEIANIAGKEGILFMLNDAKILDVYVMLPSCVPATNLETSGAEITAENIEELILLDNVLGLGEVMNYPAVINEDEEMLKKIEVAKKYNKLIDGHCPKLKGWELNKYISHGIMSDHESVDEDEALEKLRLGLKLMIREGTASKNIYLLNICKKIKDFRNIMLVSDDVCIKDLDGYMLNILRKATNYVSPIEAIQMVTINPANYFGFDVGIKAGNEASFVIFEDLDNFKVYNIVIKGRFLDDVLNELNKNKKRKIPEKLMNTLKYQYKNEGDFLIKGIDYKERDGFIRVIKPLKDSLITEELIFSTEEIKILLNENAINKIFVIERHKNTGNIGKGLIYNFLEEGALASSYAHDSHNVIAIGNNEKDLALAVNKLKDIGGGFIAAKDGEVVEYLPLPVGGIMGDDGKYIAEKINALYKKIEGWSSFENPFLSMSFFSLPVIPELKITDKGLVKDMQLVDLFI from the coding sequence ATGATTGTCTTCAAAAATACAAAGATTATTGATGTATATACTGGAGAGGTTGTTAAAGGAAATGTTGCAGTTGAGAGGGATAAAATATCCTTTGTGGATTTAAATGATGAAATTGATAAGATAATTGAAAAAATAAAGGAGGATGTTAAAGTTATTGACTTAAAAGGAAAATATTTATCTCCAACATTTATAGATGGGCATATACATATAGAATCTTCCCATCTCATCCCATCAGAGTTTGAGAAATTTGTATTAAAAAGCGGAGTTAGCAAAGTAGTTATAGACCCGCATGAAATAGCAAATATTGCTGGAAAAGAAGGAATTTTGTTTATGTTGAATGATGCCAAAATTTTAGATGTCTATGTTATGCTTCCTTCCTGTGTTCCAGCTACAAACTTAGAAACAAGTGGAGCTGAGATTACAGCAGAGAATATTGAAGAACTCATTCTTTTAGATAATGTCTTAGGTTTAGGAGAGGTTATGAACTATCCTGCAGTAATAAATGAAGATGAAGAGATGTTAAAAAAGATAGAAGTAGCTAAAAAATACAATAAATTGATAGATGGGCATTGTCCAAAATTAAAAGGTTGGGAGTTAAACAAATATATATCTCATGGAATAATGAGCGACCATGAGAGTGTTGATGAAGATGAGGCATTAGAAAAGCTTAGATTGGGATTAAAATTAATGATTAGAGAAGGAACAGCATCAAAAAACATCTATTTGCTTAATATATGCAAAAAGATAAAAGATTTTAGGAATATAATGTTGGTTAGTGATGACGTCTGTATTAAAGATTTAGACGGCTACATGTTAAATATTTTAAGAAAAGCCACAAACTATGTTTCTCCAATTGAAGCTATTCAAATGGTTACAATAAATCCAGCAAATTATTTTGGGTTTGATGTAGGAATTAAAGCTGGAAATGAGGCAAGTTTTGTAATCTTTGAAGATTTAGACAATTTTAAAGTTTATAACATTGTCATAAAAGGAAGATTCTTAGATGATGTTTTAAATGAACTAAATAAAAATAAAAAAAGAAAAATTCCCGAAAAGCTCATGAATACTTTAAAATACCAATACAAAAACGAAGGTGATTTTTTAATTAAAGGGATTGATTATAAGGAGAGAGATGGATTTATTAGAGTAATAAAACCATTAAAAGATTCTCTAATAACTGAAGAGCTAATATTTAGCACTGAAGAAATAAAAATATTACTGAATGAAAATGCTATAAATAAAATCTTCGTTATAGAGAGGCATAAAAATACTGGAAATATTGGAAAGGGTTTAATATACAACTTCTTGGAGGAGGGAGCTTTAGCCTCTTCCTATGCTCACGATTCTCATAATGTAATAGCCATAGGAAATAATGAGAAAGATTTAGCCTTAGCTGTAAATAAATTAAAAGATATTGGTGGAGGATTTATAGCTGCTAAGGATGGGGAAGTTGTTGAATATCTTCCTCTACCAGTTGGAGGGATAATGGGAGATGATGGAAAATACATAGCTGAGAAGATTAATGCTTTGTATAAAAAAATAGAAGGTTGGAGTTCTTTTGAGAACCCATTTTTAAGTATGAGCTTTTTCTCTCTCCCTGTGATTCCTGAGCTAAAAATAACTGATAAAGGTTTGGTTAAAGATATGCAGTTGGTTGATTTATTTATTTAG
- a CDS encoding V4R domain-containing protein, which translates to MEKIFPDILEAIRNEEIIKESKKIPMPYFGLFALVIFDKVKELGSETSLYEIGEEFGKMLSPKNIEELKKIFKLMNFGDLEIDENKILLKNPPYKIKLSNPPYQWVSKEEPIHDFIAGILAGCLEEIFKKKFVVNEVECVSQGKDKCVFEVKEVDELNK; encoded by the coding sequence ATGGAAAAAATCTTTCCAGACATTTTAGAAGCAATAAGAAATGAAGAGATAATAAAAGAAAGTAAAAAAATTCCTATGCCATATTTTGGGTTGTTTGCATTGGTAATATTTGATAAAGTTAAAGAACTTGGTTCAGAAACCTCATTATATGAAATTGGTGAAGAATTTGGAAAAATGTTATCTCCTAAAAATATTGAAGAATTGAAAAAAATATTCAAATTAATGAATTTTGGAGATTTGGAGATTGACGAAAATAAAATACTTCTCAAAAATCCACCATATAAAATAAAGCTATCTAATCCTCCATACCAATGGGTATCTAAAGAAGAACCAATTCATGATTTTATAGCTGGAATCTTAGCTGGATGTTTAGAAGAGATATTTAAAAAGAAATTTGTTGTTAATGAGGTTGAATGTGTTTCTCAAGGAAAAGATAAATGTGTGTTTGAAGTTAAGGAAGTTGATGAGCTAAATAAATAA